ACCCGGTCAGCCGGTCAGACCCACGCGTCGAACCACCACCGCTGGCGGACGGCGGCCTCGGGTAGCTCGACACCGGCCAGCACCGGGTAGAAGTAGACGAACAGGCCGACCGCCACGAGTCCCACCAGCGCCCCGACCACGGCTCCTGGCGTGACCGACGTGCGGGGCAGCGTCACCGTCCGGCGGGTGGCGACCCGCTCGACCGTCTCGTCGAGCCACACCACGCCGTAGGCCACGGCCAACGCCAAGAACGGCACGATCGGGGTCATGTAGAAGAAGAACAGCGGTCGGCTGAACGGCACGCCGGGCAGGCTCACCACCAGCCACGGCAGGAACTGCGCGCCCCAGAACGCCACCACGAACCACGCCCGCCCGTCGCGGCGAGCGGCGCCGGCGGCCAGCGGCACCAACGCGCCCAGCGCCACCCACCACAACCCTGGGTTGCCCAGCGCGATGATCTCCCCGGCGTTGCCCGGCGCGACCCGGCACGGGTCGGGTTCGACCAGTTCACCCTCGTCGGTGCGGGTGGCGACCCCGGCGGCGCGCTGCCGGTCGCAGTTCTCCCAGTAGTAGACCATCGGTCGGCCGATGACCGGCCAGGTGTAGGCCGGCGCCCGGTAGGGGTGTTCGGCATCCAGGTCGGTGTGGAAGTTGGCGATCGCCAGCTGGTAGCGCCACAGCCCGGCGAGGCGCCCAGGGATCGAGACCTGGCACGGTCGCTCGCCCCGACAGACGTCCCTGCCCTCGGTGGTGTGCTCGTAGTTGATCAGCCACGGCACGTACGACGCGACGTACACCCCCGCCGGGACGAGCACGAACGCCACCGCGAGCGACGCGATCAGGCGCCCCAGCATCGCCGTCGGCTGTCCGGTGAGCCGCCGCCGCCACGCCAGCTCCCATCCCGCGGTGACCAGCACGCCGGCGGCCAGAGCCAGCAGGGCCGACCACTTCGTCGCCACCGCCAGGCCGAACGCGGCTCCGGCCGCGACCCGGAACGCGTGGCCGCGGCGCGGCACGTGCGCGACATCGGAGGGCGGCTGCTGGGCGGCCGTCTGGCCGCCGGTGGTGGACCGGTCTGAGGCGACGGTCGTCGCCCACCCCGCCGCGACCGTGCGGTCGTCAGCTGGCGGCTCGTCCACGCTCCCGCCAGCGGGCACGGCGCGATCGCCCACGGTCCGCATGGCTCGACCGTCGCGGCGGCGTGCGAGGCCGCTGCGGTCGCGATCCACCAGGAGCAGCCACGCGCCGAGCGCGACGAACATCGCGAGGAAGATGTCGAGCATCGACGTGCGCGACTGCACGAACAGCAGCCCGTCGACGGCCGCGAGCAGGCCCGCCAGCGCCGCAGCGCCCCGCCACCGCAGTAGTCGCAAGCCGATCAGGTACGTCAACAGCACCAGCAACGTGCCCGCGACCGCCGTCGAGATCCGCCAGCCGAACGGTTCGTCGCCGGCGACCGCGATCCCCGCCGCGATCAGCCACTTGCCGACCGGCGGGTGCACCGCGAAGCCGTGCTCCACACCCTGGTCGAGGTAGGAGCGGGCGTCTTCGACGTAGTAGGTCTCGTCGAAGATGATCCGGTCCGGGTGGCCCAGCAGGACAACGCGGGCGGTCCCCGCCGCCAGGACCAGCAGGAGGGGGACCACGACGGCGACGATGCGGCTGCGGTGCACGGCGGGGGAGCGTACCGGTGGCTACCGTCGGGGCGTGGGATCCCCGCGGGCGGCGCCAGGCGGCCGGCTGATGGTGGTCGCGACCCCCATCGGCAACCTCGGCGACCTCTCCTCGCGGGCCGCCGACGTCCTGCGCGGGGCCGACCTGGTCGCCGCGGAGGACACCCGTCGCACAGGCAGGTTGTTGGCGCACATCGGTGCGGACGTCGCACAGCTGTCCTACCACGACCACAACGAGGAACAGCGCCTCCCGCAGCTGGTCGACCGCATCCGCGCCGGGGCGACCGTCGCGCTGGTGACCGACGCCGGCACCCCGGCCGTCTCCGACCCGGGCTACCGGCTGGTGCGCGCCTGCATCGACGCGGGACTCGCCGTCGAGGCGGTGCCCGGGCCGTCGGCGCTGCTGCACGCCCTCGTGGTGTCGGGGCTATCCACCGACCGGTTCACGTTCGAGGGTTTCTTGCCACGGCGACGCGGGGCGCGTGCCGACCGGCTGGCGGAACTGGCCGACGAGCCCAGGACGATGGTGCTGTACCTGTCACCGCACCGGGCAGCTGCCGACCTCGCTGACCTCGCCGCGGCTGTCGGCGACGACCGGCCTGGGGCCCTGTGCCGCGAGCTCACGAAGCTCCACGAGGAGGTGGTCCGCGCCCCGCTGGCGGAACTGCTGGAGCTGGCCCGGGTGGGGGTGCGCGGCGAGGCCACGCTGGTCGTTGGCGGGGCGCCGGCCGAGCCGGTCGTTGCGCGCAGCGCCGACGAACTCGCGAAGGACGTGGCACGCCGAGTGGCCGCGGGGGTGTCGAAGAAGGCCGCGATCGCCGAGGTCGCCGCCGAAGCCCGCGTGCCGAAGCGGGAGGTCTACCAGGCGGTGGTCGACGCGGGAGGCTCCGCGTGATCGCGAGCGGCGTCGGAGGCGCCCTCCGGCGCCGGGCCAGGTCGGGGTCCGGGCGCGGGCTCGTCGAGGACCCCGACCGCCGCGATGCAGGCTCGGCACACGTTCTTCCCGCGGAACGGTCGCAGCCCTTGCTCCGAGCCGCAGAACACGCACTGGTCGGTCGGCTTGGACAGGATCACCTGCTCACCGTCGACGTGGACCTCCATGGCGTCACCCTCACGGATGTTCAGCGAGCGCCGGATCCCGGCGGGGATGACGACCCGGCCGAGATCATCGACCTTGCGGCGGATGCCGGTCTTCATGCGTGCGGCTCCGTCGGTCTCGGCGCGTCGGCCACGTTCGGTGAGCGGCGGCCGAGGGTACGGCCACGGCGACCGCCGCGTCCAGGTCGTCAGCCCGCGGCGGCGTCGGCCTCCTCATCCACGTCCACCTCGACGACGTCGACCTTGCGGTACAGCGGACCCCGCGGCGACAGCGGTGTTCCTGGGTGCAGCGCCACCCGCCGCCATCCGCCGTCCTCGATCGTTCCGGACTGGCCCAGCATCGTGTGCAGCGCCGTGGAGCTGAACGGTAGGTAGGGGTACAGAGCCACCTTCAAGCCGTTGATGGCGTTGAGCGCGACGAACAGCGTTG
This genomic interval from Actinomycetota bacterium contains the following:
- a CDS encoding phospholipid carrier-dependent glycosyltransferase, which encodes MHRSRIVAVVVPLLLVLAAGTARVVLLGHPDRIIFDETYYVEDARSYLDQGVEHGFAVHPPVGKWLIAAGIAVAGDEPFGWRISTAVAGTLLVLLTYLIGLRLLRWRGAAALAGLLAAVDGLLFVQSRTSMLDIFLAMFVALGAWLLLVDRDRSGLARRRDGRAMRTVGDRAVPAGGSVDEPPADDRTVAAGWATTVASDRSTTGGQTAAQQPPSDVAHVPRRGHAFRVAAGAAFGLAVATKWSALLALAAGVLVTAGWELAWRRRLTGQPTAMLGRLIASLAVAFVLVPAGVYVASYVPWLINYEHTTEGRDVCRGERPCQVSIPGRLAGLWRYQLAIANFHTDLDAEHPYRAPAYTWPVIGRPMVYYWENCDRQRAAGVATRTDEGELVEPDPCRVAPGNAGEIIALGNPGLWWVALGALVPLAAGAARRDGRAWFVVAFWGAQFLPWLVVSLPGVPFSRPLFFFYMTPIVPFLALAVAYGVVWLDETVERVATRRTVTLPRTSVTPGAVVGALVGLVAVGLFVYFYPVLAGVELPEAAVRQRWWFDAWV
- the rsmI gene encoding 16S rRNA (cytidine(1402)-2'-O)-methyltransferase — its product is MVVATPIGNLGDLSSRAADVLRGADLVAAEDTRRTGRLLAHIGADVAQLSYHDHNEEQRLPQLVDRIRAGATVALVTDAGTPAVSDPGYRLVRACIDAGLAVEAVPGPSALLHALVVSGLSTDRFTFEGFLPRRRGARADRLAELADEPRTMVLYLSPHRAAADLADLAAAVGDDRPGALCRELTKLHEEVVRAPLAELLELARVGVRGEATLVVGGAPAEPVVARSADELAKDVARRVAAGVSKKAAIAEVAAEARVPKREVYQAVVDAGGSA